DNA from Macadamia integrifolia cultivar HAES 741 unplaced genomic scaffold, SCU_Mint_v3 scaffold1183, whole genome shotgun sequence:
GAGGCTTACAAAGACTCATCACCCAAGAGAGAGGCTCACACACCACTCCGCCTTTCAGTCCTCTCCACCTTCGATCACAGCCAGTTGGATCCCTTCAATGGCTACCGCCGTCTCCACCGTCGGAGCTGTCAACAGAGCACCGGTACTATGTTATTCCCACCCTTTTCACCCTTTGTaccaatccttgcttctttcttTCGCTTGAATTGTTGcgtttctttaatttctttctcCAAAATACATTCAAAATTATAATGATCATTCATGGGTATATCTGTATTCGAAGATTTCTTTTGCCCCTTAGTTTTGCTTTTTCGAGTTCTGTTGGATTTAGAGAATAGAGAGACAAAATCTGTAGTTTCATTTGAATTTcacttttaatttttgttcaCGGGTATTTCGTTTATGGGTTTCTCaaaattttccccaaattttcttttctaatttcagtttgatTTGGGGAACATGTATAAGCTGTGATTCTGTTTGAATTTGTGTGTTAGTCTGGGTATAAAGAATTGGGTTTGTCTTGGATGCAGCTGAGCTTGCACAGCTCTGGTGCTGGGTCTTCAGTTCCGAGCTCGGCCTTCTTGGGAAGCAGCTTGAAGAAGGTGAGCTCCAGTTTCACCCACCCGAAGATCTCATCTGGGAATTTCAAGGTGGTTGCGGAAGTCGATGAGGATAAACAGACTAACAAGGACAAATGGAAGGGTTTGGCCTTCGACACCTCAGACGACCAACAGGACATCACCAGAGGGAAGGGAATGGTGGACTCCCTCTTCCAAGCTCCCAGTGGAACTGGAACTCACTACGCTGTCTTGAGTTCATACGAGTACCTCAGCACTGGTCTTCGCACGTAAGCAATTTCCTCTGTTCTAATTCCGATAAACAAGTACGATACTctgttttcttaattttttggcaATCGTTCAGGTACAATTTGGACAACAACATGGATGGATTCTACATCGCTCCTGCTTTCATGGACAAGCTCGTCGTTCACATCACCAAGAACTTCATGTCCTTGCCCAACATCAAGGTTGGTATCTTTAATTCAATTCTGTCAAAAAAAGATGTTCTTTTTTggggaaatcaaatcaaatatggGATTCTTCTCGGTACAGGTTCCTCTCATCCTGGGTATCTGGGGAGGCAAAGGTCAGGGGAAATCATTCCAGTGTGAGCTCGTCTTCGCTAAGATGGGAATCAAGTGAGTTCAAATTCAATATTTCCTCTGCAATTGGATTTGATTATATGTTGttaattttgatgcttgatgaAACGGTGTGGTGTGCAGCCCAATCATGATGAGCGCCGGAGAATTGGAAAGCGGGAACGCCGGAGAACCGGCGAAGTTGATCAGGCAGAGGTACCGTGAAGCAGCAGACATAATCAGGAAGGGAAAGATGTGTGCCCTCTTCATCAACGATCTAGACGCAGGAGCTGGTAGGATGGGTGCAACCACCCAATACACAGTGAACAACCAGATGGTGAACGCCACCCTCAT
Protein-coding regions in this window:
- the LOC122063037 gene encoding LOW QUALITY PROTEIN: ribulose bisphosphate carboxylase/oxygenase activase, chloroplastic-like (The sequence of the model RefSeq protein was modified relative to this genomic sequence to represent the inferred CDS: inserted 1 base in 1 codon) encodes the protein MATAVSTVGAVNRAPLSLHSSGAGSSVPSSAFLGSSLKKVSSSFTHPKISSGNFKVVAEVDEDKQTNKDKWKGLAFDTSDDQQDITRGKGMVDSLFQAPSGTGTHYAVLSSYEYLSTGLRTYNLDNNMDGFYIAPAFMDKLVVHITKNFMSLPNIKVPLILGIWGGKGQGKSFQCELVFAKMGINPIMMSAGELESGNAGEPAKLIRQRYREAADIIRKGKMCALFINDLDAGAGRMGATTQYTVNNQMVNATLMNIADNPTSVQLPGMYNKEENPRVPIIVTGNDFSTLYAPLIRDGRMEKFYWAPTRDDRIGVCTGIFKSDNVPQEDVIKIVDTFPGQSIDFFGALRARVYDDEVRKWIGGVGVDTIGKKLVNSKEGPPTFEQPKMTLEKLLEYGNMLVQEQENVKRVQLADKYMSEAALGEANADAIXRGTFYGKAAQQVNVPVQEGCTDPNAANYDPTARSDNGSCTYKF